The genomic window GTGTCGCGCCCGTCGCCAAGCAAACACCGCCTGGCACCACGACGCGCACGCCGTGCTCCCCGGCGAGCCAAGGGCCACTGCATTTTGTTCGCCCCCGATCGCGAGGCCGGGGCAGCGCGCTCGCCGCAGGTGCATGCGTGCGTGTGCGCCTTCGCGTCCTGGCCCGCAGCTAGCTCCAAAGCAGCAGGCGCGCCCCCGCCCCCCCGCACCAGCGCGGCGCGCATGCATGAGCGTCCGCGCATGCCTGCCTGCCGCCCCGCGTCCCGAGCCGAGTTCCCCAGCTAATATCCAGCGAGCCGGCCTGTTCCCGAGCGGCTGATTCGTTTGCGTTGCCCACTGCCGGGGCCATGGATCAGCACCGGAAGAGCAGCCTCAGGTCGTACGCGTCCAACGCCTCGTCCCGGTCGGGGTCCTTCGACTTCGATCACGACCAGGACAAGGAACGCGCCGGCCTGACCGGCGACGGCGACCGCCGGGAGGTCGTCGTCAAGATCGACGCCGAGCCGCACTCGCCGGTCTCCCTCCACGCGCCCGGCGGCGTGTCCAGGCACAGCTCCGCGGTCAGCACGCCGCGGGCCGGCGGCTCGGTGAGCATTCTCGCGCCGTCTGCGTCCGGGTCGAGCGCGTCGACCTCCAGCGCCGGGGGCGACGCGTCCCGCTCAGGCGACTCGTTCAGTTTCAAGAACCGCCCGCCGCAGTCTCCGGCCAGCGGGGAGTCCAGCGAGGATCCGCCGAGCCGCCTCATTGGCAGCTTCCTCCGGAAGCAGGCGGCGGCTGGCGGCGAGCTGTCCATCGACCCCGACTTCGATGTGGACGAGATGAGAAGGCCACCACGCGCGTCGACATCTGCCAACGCCTCCAGGGAGCTGCGCGTCTCGTTCCAGGACCCCCGGAAACGGTTCTCCCCGTCCACGTCGacggcgtcctcctcctcctacgaCGCCGGCGACAACCGGAACCAGAGCACCATCGACTTGGACACTGCCGAGGTGCTACGCTGCACGTCGACGTCCACCGGTTCCTCCCTGCTGGCGCGCAGCAAGACGCGATCGAGGCTAATGGACCCCCCGCCGCCGTCGACGTCGAGCGCCCCCGCCGGCGAGGGGGATCCCCGAAAGTCATTTGTCTCAAAGGGGCTGCCGCCCAAGTCCGGTCAGCTCCGGTCGGGTCTTATCGGCAAGTCGGGGCTCATTGGCAAGTCGGGGCCCATCGGCAAGTCAGGTGGCTTCGACGATGAGGACGACGACCCGTTCGTGGACGAGGGCATGACCTCGGACTTCAAGCGCGACACCATGGACTGCCTCCTCATCATGGAGTGGGTCAGCCTGGTGGTCATCGTGGGCGCGCTCATCTGCAGCGTCACCATACCCAGCCTGTCCAGAAAGAAGCTCTCGGGGCTCCACCTCTGGAAGTGGGAGCTCCTCGTGCTCGTGCTCATCTGCGGCCGCCTCGTCTCAGGCTGGGTGATCCGCATCGccgtcttcttcgtcgagcgcaACTTCCTCCTGCGGAAGAAGGTGCTCTACTTCGTCTACGGCGTGCGCCGCGCCGTGCGGAACGTGCTCTGGCTCGGGATCGCGCTCGTGTCCTGGCACCTCCTGTTCGACAAGGACGCCAAGCGGGAGACGCACACGCTGGTGCTGACCTACGTCACCAAGGTGCTGTGCTGCCTGCTCGTGGCCACCGTGATCCGCCTCATCAAGACGCTGCTGCTCAAGGTGCTCGCCTCGTCCTTCCACGTCTCCACCTACTTCGACAGGATCCAGGAAGCGCTCTTCAACCAGTACGTCATCGAGACCCTCTCCGGCCCGCCGCTAGTGGACGAGAGCCGGATGATGGCTGAGGTGCAGAGGCTCCAGAGCGCGGGAGCATCCATCCCCAGTGAGCTCGAAGCGACAGCGATGCCGGGCAAGTCTGGGCCACCCAAGAGTGGGCGCCTCACGACGGTCGCGTCCAaacgaggaggagcaggagggatCAGCAAGCAGCTGCATAGGCAGAAGACCGAGCTCCATCTGGATGACGGCATCTCGATTGACCAGCTTCACAGGCTCAGCCAGAAGAACATCTCTGCGTGGAGCATGAAGAGGCTGATGAAGATCGTCCGGTACGGGGCGCTGACAACGATGGACGAGCAGCTCAAGCATGCAACGGGCGAGGACGAGCTGGCGACAGAGATACACAGCGAGTACGAGGCCAAGGTTGCTGCCAAGAGAATCTTCCAGAACGTCGCCAAGCCTGGATCCAAGTGAGAATTCGACCACTTACTAGCACATCTCTTTGAAATTTAAATCTTTGGCGGACATTTGTATATCCAAGTAATTAACATACTGTTTGGAGCATCATGGCAGCCTTTGTGATTCAGTTCTGAATTCTGAACCTATTGCAGGCACATATACCTGTCAGACTTGATGCGTTTCATGAGGCAGGAAGAAGCTTTAAAGGCGATGGATCTTTTCGAAGGAGCGCAGGAGCACAACAGGGTCAGCAAGAGGTCACTCAAGAACTGGGTGGTAACGATCTTAGACTCAAGAACTCCTCTTATCGATGCATCTCTCAGGGGGGAAAATAAAATTCGTGGTGCTTACTGAAGATTTCGAATCGCTGTCGTCTGAATGCTGTAGGTAAACGCGTTCAGAGAGCGCAAAGCTCTTGCCCTGACGCTCAACGACACGAAGACGGCAGTGAACAAGCTGCACCAGATGGCCAACGTTGTGGTCGCGGTGATCGTGCTTGCGCTCTGGCTTCTCATCCTGGGGATCGCGACGTCCAAGTTCTTCGTCTTGCTCAGCTCGCAACTTCTCGTGGCGGTGTTCATGTTTGGGAACACTCTCAGGACCATCTTCGAGGCGATCGTGTTCCTCTTCGTGATGCATCCTTTCGATGTCGGCGACCGATGCGAAGTTGATGGAATGCAGGTTACTACTAATTCTCGTTAACGCACTATCTTATCTGCAATATAAGAAGGAATTGCTTGGCACCAGCTGATGAGGAATTTGCATCgtcaggtggtggtggaggagatgAACATCATGACAACGATCTTCCTCCGATATGACAATCTCAAGGTGTATTATCCAAACAGTCAGCTAGCCCAGTTACCGATCATGAATTACTACAGGAGTCCTGACATGGGAGATGCGGTGGACTTCACAGTTCATGTCGCAACACCAGTGGAGAAATTGACCCTAATGAAGGAGAGACTAATGCAGTAAGTACTACTAATGCCTTTTAATTAaccttatatatatgaatttctCGAAATTAGAAAACGTTCGTTCTGCTATTACGGCTGCTGTAATGTACTAGTAATAATCATGccattatttatttaaaaaaaattcagttACCTTGACAACAAGAAGGAGCATTGGTACCCTGGCTCCATGGTGGTCCTGCGCGACGTGGACGACACGAACAAGCTTAAGGCCTCCATCTGGTGCCGCCACACGATCAACTTCCACGACATGGGGCTGAGGTTCGAGCGGAGAGAGCTGCTGCTCCAGGAGATGATCAAGATCTTGAGAGACCTCGAGATCGAGTACCGGATGCTGCCGCTCGACGTCAACGTCCGGAACGCGCCTACCATCCAGTCCTCGAGGATGCCGTCGACATGGACGTTTAATTACTGAGATGAGATTTTTTGCTGGATACACATCAGATTTTGTTATGAGATTGTTTTGCTAGAGGTAGTAGTTCCTGAGTGAGTTGAGCTGTGACAGCGTGCTGAGACGAGAGGCAACAGGTCTTGCTGTCGCTGCAGCCATCACTTGTGCTTTCCCTGTAGTTATTGTGTTGGTTCCTACTCCATAGTTTAATTTGGTGCTTATGATAAGTGAACTTCTTCTGCTACAGAGAATAATGTTGATTATCTAGCTTATTTAAAATACTGAATTTCTGAAGTTATTACATCAAAATATGCCATGCCTGTTCTCGAAACAAAGGTATTGGTTTCTGTCAGTCGAATATGGCAACTGTTCTGCAGAAACAGACCTGACGGAGTGACGGGAACGCAATGTTGAACACAACTGAAAACACAACAATCATCAGATATGGCGCCTTTTATGTCACCTATTGTTGCTCTCCCTTGGCCGGCCGTGTCCGGAGCAGCAGCTGCCGGGAGCGCACGCGCACCTGCAGCCTCACGAGCACCTTCATGCACCGGATGGCGACGTTGGCCTGTTTCCGCACGTACGCCTGCAGCTTCACCAGGCTCCTCAGGGCGCGGAACGCCTGCCTCGCCTGATCAAACCAAACGGATCGATCGACTTCAGAGCCTCAAGTTTTAAGCAAGCAGAACAGCATGTTTAGCGTGCGCTGCGTACCAGGTGGCCGCGGAAGTAGGCCTGGAGCCCTGGATGGTGGCGGCCGCAGCGCGCTCCCAGAGAACTCCTGGTTGGCAGCTCCGGGTGCCTGGATGGGGGCGGCATCTGTATCTTTTGCAGGCCTCGGTTCGACAGCCCTGGTCGTCATTCCGCAGGGGGAAGACCGCGCGAAGACACGGTTCATCCCTCGCAGGCGCAGCCACCGGCGACGGCGAGGCGGTGGCGTCTCGTGCAGCTCCACGTTTGCGCCGCGACTAAACCGCGCGGCGCCGGATGGCCTGGTGCGGTGGAAGAAGCTCTGCTTATTAGCGCCGTCCGTACCACCGTGGAGGCTGTCATGGCGGTGCCGAGGTTACCCTTTGCGATGGCGCGTGCCGAAGCGCCAAAGAAGGCGTCGGAGGAGCGTTTCCATGTGGCTATCGATATGGTGGCGGTGCCTGTAATACAAGACACTTAACCCATCGTACTTGAGTTCATATAAAtttggtagtccatcgagtattaTGAAGGATCTCGAATCAATCAATATATAAGCTAAGATCGTATATAATTCAAcgtacaagccacatgttacacaaGTTCACAAATAATTTGTCATACATCAAAGTTCCGACAcagttattacaacatcagtttagcaatagcggaagcaacatagttctgaaCGACATCAACAATAGTTTAGACACATAGCCAGTTTCACAGTCATCTTCAACAAAAGCACAAGgatgagatgatatatagaatgaccatgcccatggtcctattcctcatccactgcagGAACAAAATAGTTCTTACAGTAGCCGTGGTACAtcacgttatctgcaacaataggaaaataaaccttgagtacgagaaggtacttagctaagttagacttacccgttataaaccaaaaataagagacaccaatgatcatgcaaggcttataagtggaggtggttgacatcctttgcctacaatcccatatttatctagtatcttttaacttttgAATGATATGTTTATTATTCTTGTTCTATTCTAGATTAGTATCTATCCAATGTCAAACATGTTGTAtaccattaaatcatcacaatagtaatcatatcaagttgagcattttCATAATCCACATAACCAACACTTTCATTAATTACTACGATGAGGGAGCTCATGTTaggttctcactatccggaagagacgacgattcgaatcgattcctatccagctggggaattattcctaacacacacccatactccccCGTCAAggtcgcatcgggtcacctttggtataactcagatCCAAATCACGGGTaagaccagcgccgcaccctcaaagatactaccaatctacCAACAAGCTCGGGACTCGAACCCGCCCTTGGActtacgccattggctctccgcacatccttactgtctctagggtgcgcactttaattgctcgtgtccccggcctgagttgagctactcggcttcgcggtcgaaatgacttatccggctaactatgtgagaggcatgcgttcaacatgacaagagggcctacaatgaccggtccttaaacgacacagacagaatcactataagtcaccacacctaacatataagattccaTCCGTCTCCAATGGTTCAACATCATCAGATTatattccacgatagcacaatatagccaaccgtgattaagtcaccacctatagctcgcaggtgatagaaaatcaccgacttcatcggtctaagcatggctaagtataatagtcgatcctggacctacatggGGTTCAAGATAGATATTTCTAGATAAGGAAAGTACATACAACAAGTGGTTCCtttcaactcttataacataatgcatcaaacataaatgacttaAGTAATATCTTGTAaagcatgggagacttagaatactcCGGGGCTTGTCTTTTACAAACGTGGTCAgctagtggtcagggcactctaggagATGATCAACTTCAGGCTCACCTTCACCTGGAGCTTCTTGGTTCTGAGCTTCCTGGTTCTCTTCTTGTGGATTAATttcgagttccaccaacgtgatttcttccgctgcacctattgcatgcatatgaataaagtaagtatcatgaatgcataaaaagAATTGTGAATGATATGACATTAGAACATGCATGATTCTATGCTGAtgattatatcaagttacttagatgataaccaagtgatattcttatttactgagtaggtgcatatctcttctctagaaatttcaagaatccgtactaagtccatttctggatCATAacacagcagctacaagtttagatcaaaactagagttttactcaaccaaatattgtgatctaggactttctagaaagcttacaaaatttcctataactttcatttaatcaccaaaagcttattcaacCTCTATCCTAGTTAAAATAGGTAAACTTTCTAGctctatccagaaattccagagtgTAAGCATTTCGGGAGACCAACTTTTAACAGCCATAACTCataaaccatttggcctattgccctaaaattttgacacaagcaagataaatAAGTTCTCTACacctttgttattaactatttttacaacaAATCTCATCTTGCCAATGCAATTCACCAAGtgacagaatctgtccaaaacaACCTCTATGatggaattatagagcaataatattttcactGCAAATAAGCATTCAACATTGGACATCACCAATTGCACCAACAGTTTATAGACCTCAAATACActctagaaaacataatggtcaagcccgatttatttatttaaatgtctttattaatttaattagataattaggtgaaataacaaacatatatcaaATATGCACAGTAATTTCTcacaaaattacagtagcttctaAGTGCTCCCAATAGGTTACTATATAAATTTTATatcatttgaacatgtataacatcctctataaaaatgacaagctagcaaggtttattttaatAAAAATAGTTACCCCTATAGAAaattgtcaagcaacagattttatatttttcttagcttcatcctagtaccataacactgtacaaaaatttgcattgcAATATGTTACAtgtttttatccttatgaatttcctcataAAACattatttattaaaagataaatagaaatatcctactccaatcaagtttactgtcagtttaatatttttcctagctagatcatgtcaatacaaactcaacaaaattggaatcacaatttttgcataTAACAaactcaagttatgtatttttcaagatagaaaccatttaaaaagtatttatctagctacattttattcaccttgaaaaataccagaaatagtgcatttaatatttttataaaatactacacttcatgaagaatccaataaaatttggttcaccaaaattggacactctagatatgaatttttgaaacatgcactcAAATCTGAAAACATAAATCAGAAATTCAAACCATCACAGACTGACAGTTGGGGCCCGCACGTCAGACACACAAAAACAGAGCACGGCGGTTGATCGGCGAGAGTTCGCCGTCGGTGAGGTTTCCAACGGTAGCATCTACACCACTGCACTCTACATGTCGAGCCGCGTCGGTAAGTGTGCTCGGTTTGCCCAGAAGCTCACCAGAAGTAGCTCGTCGGCGGTAATGGCGGACAACAGTGGTCGCGCGGTGGTACACTGGTGTCCTTCGGCCACCATATGCTCTGGTGAGGTGCTCTACA from Miscanthus floridulus cultivar M001 chromosome 11, ASM1932011v1, whole genome shotgun sequence includes these protein-coding regions:
- the LOC136493847 gene encoding mechanosensitive ion channel protein 6-like, whose protein sequence is MDQHRKSSLRSYASNASSRSGSFDFDHDQDKERAGLTGDGDRREVVVKIDAEPHSPVSLHAPGGVSRHSSAVSTPRAGGSVSILAPSASGSSASTSSAGGDASRSGDSFSFKNRPPQSPASGESSEDPPSRLIGSFLRKQAAAGGELSIDPDFDVDEMRRPPRASTSANASRELRVSFQDPRKRFSPSTSTASSSSYDAGDNRNQSTIDLDTAEVLRCTSTSTGSSLLARSKTRSRLMDPPPPSTSSAPAGEGDPRKSFVSKGLPPKSGQLRSGLIGKSGLIGKSGPIGKSGGFDDEDDDPFVDEGMTSDFKRDTMDCLLIMEWVSLVVIVGALICSVTIPSLSRKKLSGLHLWKWELLVLVLICGRLVSGWVIRIAVFFVERNFLLRKKVLYFVYGVRRAVRNVLWLGIALVSWHLLFDKDAKRETHTLVLTYVTKVLCCLLVATVIRLIKTLLLKVLASSFHVSTYFDRIQEALFNQYVIETLSGPPLVDESRMMAEVQRLQSAGASIPSELEATAMPGKSGPPKSGRLTTVASKRGGAGGISKQLHRQKTELHLDDGISIDQLHRLSQKNISAWSMKRLMKIVRYGALTTMDEQLKHATGEDELATEIHSEYEAKVAAKRIFQNVAKPGSKHIYLSDLMRFMRQEEALKAMDLFEGAQEHNRVSKRSLKNWVVNAFRERKALALTLNDTKTAVNKLHQMANVVVAVIVLALWLLILGIATSKFFVLLSSQLLVAVFMFGNTLRTIFEAIVFLFVMHPFDVGDRCEVDGMQVVVEEMNIMTTIFLRYDNLKVYYPNSQLAQLPIMNYYRSPDMGDAVDFTVHVATPVEKLTLMKERLMHYLDNKKEHWYPGSMVVLRDVDDTNKLKASIWCRHTINFHDMGLRFERRELLLQEMIKILRDLEIEYRMLPLDVNVRNAPTIQSSRMPSTWTFNY